A part of Cryptococcus neoformans var. neoformans JEC21 chromosome 4 sequence genomic DNA contains:
- a CDS encoding allantoinase, putative — protein sequence MPSQTILAPQAILPGDLCPQPATIVFDTDSGTITSVTLGIHQPEHGKADVWEIEDGKILLPGLIDTHVHLNQPGRTAWEGFRTGTLAAISGGITTLIDMPLNSIPPTTTLSALATKQACAKEVGVSCDVGFWGGIVPGNEGELRGLWEAGVKGFKCFLIESGVEEFPCVGEQDIIKACDALKGTNALIMFHAELDAPSSDAGHATGHADPSEYSTFLQSRPQQWEISALQLILRIARSYPDLRFHIVHLSASDAIPILQSALGTGKGKGKDTGAGTGKDTGKDTDTENPTLENLTVETCFHYLCLCDTDIPPNGTQFKCCPPIRDESNRVKLIEALLDGTIHYVVSDHSPCVPELKKGDFMSAWGGVSGLGLGLSLLWTELGAGGRVELGRIVEWMGPVQARQVGLQGKKGVIQTGAAADFVVFDPDATFEVTLETLRFKNKVSPYIGKRLTGRVEKTYLGGALVWEHGAGAGDAARGGFV from the exons ATGCCGTCACAAACAATCCTCGCACCGCAAGCCATCCTCCCGGGCGACCTCTGCCCCCAGCCTGCGACGATCGTATTCGATACCGATTCCGGGACGATCACCTCTGTCACGCTCGGTATCCACCAACCAGAACACGGAAAAGCAGATGTATgggagattgaagatggaaaaatCTTGCTTCCCGGTCTTATCGA CACCCACGTCCACCTGAACCAACCGGGTCGTACGGCGTGGGAAGGGTTCCGTACCGGCACACTCGCCGCCATCTCGGGCGGCATCACCACGCTCATCGACATGCCGCTCAACTCTATCCCGCCTACCACCACGCTCTCCGCGCTCGCTACTAAACAGGCATGCGCGAAAGAGGTCGGGGTGAGCTGCGATGTGGGGTTCTGGGGCGGGATCGTCCCCGGGAACGAGGGAGAGCTGAGGGGGCTTTGGGAAGCCGGGGTCAAGGGGTTTAAATGTTTCTTGATCGAATCGGGTGTCGAG GAGTTTCCGTGTGTCGGGGAACAGGATATCATCAAAGCATGCGACGCGTTAAAA GGCACCAACGCTTTGATCATGTTCCACGCCGAACTCGACGCCCCATCCAGCGACGCCGGCCACGCCACCGGCCACGCCGACCCATCGGAATACTCTACATTCCTCCAATCCCGTCCTCAACAATGGGAAATCTCTGCTCTGCAGCTGATCCTCCGCATCGCCAGATCGTACCCCGACTTACGATTCCACATCGTCCACCTCTCCGCTTCCGATGCCATCCCCATTCTCCAATCTGCCTTGGGTACtggcaaaggcaaaggcaaagacACTGGCGCTGGTACTGGCAAAGACACTGGCAAAGACACTGACACTGAAAATCCAACACTAGAGAATCTAACAGTAGAGACATGTTTCCACTACCTCTGCCTTTGCGACACGGACATTCCGCCAAACGGCACGCAGTTCAAATGCTGCCCGCCTATCCGGGACGAATCGAACCGCGTAAAACTCATCGAGGCGCTGCTGGACGGGACGATCCACTACGTCGTATCGGACCACTCGCCCTGTGTGCCGGAactgaagaagggggaTTTCATGTCCGCGTGGGGGGGCGTGTCCGGCCTCGGCCTGGGTCTCTCGCTGCTGTGGACGGAGCTGGGGGCCGGCGGGCGGGTCGAGCTGGGCCGGATCGTCGAGTGGATGGGGCCGGTGCAGGCGAGGCAGGTGGGCCtgcaggggaagaagggcgtGATACAAACGGGTGCAGCGGCGGACTTTGTGGTGTTTGACCCGGATGCGACGTTTGAGGTGACGCTG GAGACGCTGCGGTTCAAGAACAAGGTGTCGCCGTACATCGGGAAGCGGCTCACGGGGCgggtggagaagacgtACCTCGGGGGCGCGCTGGTGTGGGAGCAcggggcgggggcgggggacGCCGCGCGGGGGGGGTTTGTGTAG
- a CDS encoding lipid particle protein, putative, which yields MPSRANVHLVLLIHGLWGCPAHLSVAKEELEAAWVASHSASHSAASTPRTPRTHAQVSGPAEDPVITKTLQVPTHHAEGEEQEELVIMIAGGMTSQLTYDGIDVCASRVAWEVDEKVRELESQHKQVVKFSVTGYSLGGLVARYLLGLLHSRSPSFFDTHKPISFSTLSSPHYGIPRYNTLLSTTLCWLGARIMSRSGEQLYVVDKYSEDDPRPLLEIMADPRSVFYHALEKFERLSLFAAAINDNSVPFPTAAIETVDHFAQWQDQGLVVDCDEAGMIRSWSRGEVEDDEVDGKVNGKGNEKGRKRPVKKSLGTYIGTLPPVLRYRFPFNYLIILLFPIMLPIVLCLILARQSLDTSRSKRRLQQLAQTSSSSSTPQTTAPIASSASGLSIQHLRDTIRRIERNIESEFIENADGPSLDIYNKTTPLQQVVVKVQLKDSQLRMALWLNQLPFKKYFTWWPEITNAHATAIVRDAHLFPQHERGRGMLKFWAKVMLGQATDVS from the exons ATGCCGTCCCGCGCAAACGTCCATCTCGTGCTCCTCATACATGGTCTATGGGGCTGCCCTGCCCATTTGAGCGTCGCAAAGGAGGAACTCGAAGCGGCGTGGGTTGCCTCCCACTCCGCCTCCCACtccgccgcctccaccCCCCGCACCCCCCGCACCCACGCGCAAGTATCAGGTCCTGCAGAAGACCCGGTCATCACCAAAACACTCCAAGTGCCCACCCACCATgcagaaggggaagagcaggaaGAACTGGTGATCATGATCGCGGGCGGGATGACTTCTCAGTTGACGTATGATGGGATTGATGTTTGTGCCAGCCGGGTCGCTTGGGAG GTGGACGAAAAAGTGAGAGAATTGGAATCGCAGCACAAACAGGTCGTCAAGTTTAGTGTGACTGGGTATTCTCTGGGAGGAC TCGTCGCAAGGTACCTCCTCGgcctcctccactcccGGTCTCCCTCATTCTTCGACACCCACAAacccatctccttctccaccctctcttctccc CATTACGGTATCCCCCGCTATA ACACCCTCCTCTCGACAACCCTTTGCTGGCTCGGCGCACGTATCATGTCCCGATCGGGCGAACAGCTATACGTCGTCGACAAGTATTCAGAGGATGATCCGAGACCGCTGTTGGAGATTATGGCAGATCCCC GCTCGGTATTCTATCATGCCTTGGAAAAGTTTGAGCGTCTATCGCTCTTTGCAGCTGC GATCAACGACAACTCTgtcccctttcccaccgCCGCCATCGAAACAGTCGACCATTTCGCTCAATGGCAGGATCAGGGACTTGTCGTGGATTGTGACGAGGCGGGGATGATCCGTTCTTGGTCAAGgggagaggtggaagatgacgaggtcGATGGAAAGGTGAATGGAAAGGGGAACGAAAAGGGGAGAAAAAGACCGGTAAAGAAGAGTCTGGGAACGTATATCGGTACGTTACCCCCTGTTTTGAGGTACCGCTTCCCATTCAACTAT CTTATCATACTCCTTTTCCCAATCATGCTGCCTATCGTACTATGCCTCAT TTTGGCCCGCCAATCACTCGATACTTCTCGATC TAAACGCCGCCTCCAACAACTCGCCCaaacatcctcatcctcctccaccccccAAACCACCGCCCCCATCGCATCGTCCGCTTCCGGCCTATCGATCCAACACCTCAGAGACACGATCCGGCGCATCGAACGCAATATCGAATCGGAATTCATCGAAAACGCGGACGGTCCCTCGCTCGATATCTACAACAAAACCACACCCTTGCAGCAAGTCGTCGTCAAAGTCCAGCTGAAAGATAGTCAATTGCGCATGGCACTCTGGCTGAACCAGTTGCCGTTCAAAAAGTACTTTACGTGGTGGCCAGAGATTACCAATGCACATGCGACTGCCATTGTCAG GGATGCTCACCTGTTCCCTCAAcatgaaagaggaagaggaatgcTCAAATTCTGGGCCAAAGTCATGCTTGGACAAGCTACCGATGTTTCATAA
- a CDS encoding expressed protein, with the protein MITHTTVPHALSRHRFGCYAQTSLPVNRTPEPQLPNVSTKVVQEQCSEETERQKSISKQRAKISTSSVQAAQLSKDVIYPSPSSTDTFETSDTTCSPENKPPMPPFPTQRVISHHLKRPSQSPFGPRATFSTSTPMTRRVRSASNLLFKRSPSKISIVTRKPVPVYIDVPLSLDDGHISGVSIFTRDIVQTPLEKTSSAGPHKNQLLATPPTPKFNILTDVFFSEQSPTKRGSLFIVNNSFDSYEQYQNTLFEDVLKTWGLPLDVIHPKEVELYKKDIAAVHSKETVDKNVPPVQTQKRTPRTVAFSKPVKTNPGVKKFISMDERRLRKPVGRVKDIVEIFEDRSVDRTMTPIRELGRILQRPSSVSSDNLAAESRQMMEGARKKVRGVVV; encoded by the exons ATGATCACACATACTACAGTTCCTCACGCCCTCTCACGGCATCGATTCGGATGCTATGCACAGACTTCACTACCAGTGAACAGGACACCAGAACCACAACTCCCAAATGTGTCTACTAAAGTCGTGCAAGAACAATGTTCTGAAGAAACTGAACGGCAAAAGTCGATATCCAAACAGAGAGCAAAAATATCAACGTCTTCCGTCCAAGCTGCCCAGCTCAGCAAAGATGTTATTTACCCCTCGCCTTCATCAACTGATACTTTTGAAACTAGCGATACGACCTGCTCGCCAGAGAACAAACCGCCCATGCCACCTTTTCCGACGCAACGAGTCATCTCCCACCATTTGAAACGACCTTCACAATCTCCGTTTGGACCCCGAGCTACATTTTCCACTAGCACCCCGATGACCAGGCGTGTACGATCAGCttccaatcttctttttaAGCGCTCCCCTTCAAAGATCAGTATCGTCACCAGGAAACCTGTGCCTGTGTATATCGATGTGCCTCTTTCATTGGATGATGGCCATATTTCCGGAGTGTCGATCTTTACCAGAGACATTGTGCAGACACCTTTGGAAAAGACGAGCAGTGCTGGGCCGCACAAG AACCAGCTACTCGCCACACCGCCGACGCCCAAGTTCAATATATTAACCGACGTCTTTTTTTCTGAACAGAGCCCAACAAAACGGGGGAGTCTTTTCATCGTCAATAATTCTTTTGATTCTTACGAGCAGTATCAGAATACCCTTTTTGAAGACGTGTTGAAGACTTGGGGACTTCCCTTGGATGTGATTCACCCAAAGGAAGTTGAGCTCTATAAGAAAGACATTGCGGCTGTACATAGCAAGGAGACTGTTGATAAGAATGTTCCGCCTGTACAAACGCAAAAAAGAACACCAAGGACTGTGGCATTTTCAAAACCAGTCAAAACCAATCCAGGTGTCAAAAAATTTATCTCTATGGATGAACGACGTCTAAGGAAGCCAGTAGGGAGGGTAAAGGATATTGTAGAGATTTTTGAAGATCGCTCG GTCGACAGAACGATGACTCCAATAAGAG AGCTGGGCAGGATACTTCAGCGGCCTTCTTCAGTATCTTCTGATAACCTTGCTGCTGAAAGCAGACAAATGA TGGAGGGAGCCCGTAAAAAGGTTCGAGGTGTCGTTGTATGA
- a CDS encoding expressed protein, translated as MIKLKEVEKNKSAHSKLIKPPPSCNLDHATDEPKTAKKGIDNIVEDNKYPKERKDRVVAQILRAFSLSKIKPTAKKKPGPGGEIMRNQSDFKVNTKLDKVARKMETLNRRTATESSFELVEKEEETEEPEPVARIKVPHALSRHRFGCYAQTSLPVNRTPEPQLPNVSTKVVQEQCSEETERQKSISKQRAKISTSSVQAAQLSKDVIYPSPSSTDTFETSDTTCSPENKPPMPPFPTQRVISHHLKRPSQSPFGPRATFSTSTPMTRRVRSASNLLFKRSPSKISIVTRKPVPVYIDVPLSLDDGHISGVSIFTRDIVQTPLEKTSSAGPHKNQLLATPPTPKFNILTDVFFSEQSPTKRGSLFIVNNSFDSYEQYQNTLFEDVLKTWGLPLDVIHPKEVELYKKDIAAVHSKETVDKNVPPVQTQKRTPRTVAFSKPVKTNPGVKKFISMDERRLRKPVGRVKDIVEIFEDRSVDRTMTPIRELGRILQRPSSVSSDNLAAESRQMMEGARKKVRGVVV; from the exons ATGATTAAACTCAAAGAAGTAGAAAAGAACAAGAGCGCCCACTCGAAGCTTATAAAACCCCCGCCGTCCTGTAACCTCGATCACGCCACAGATGAGCCCAAGACCGCTAAGAAAGGTATCGACAACATTGTCGAAGATAATAAATATCCaaaggagcggaaggaTCGAGTGGTGGCCCAGATCTTACGagccttctctctttcaaaaaTCAAGCCTACTGCTAAAAAGAAGCCTGGGCCAGGAGGGGAAATAATGCGTAATCAGAGTGACTTCAAGGTCAATACCAAACTGGACAAAGTGGCCAGGAAAATGGAGACGTTAAATCGCAGGACTGCCACAGAGTCAAGTTTTGAGCTCgttgagaaagaagaagagacggagGAGCCAGAACCGGTTGCCAGAATTAAAG TTCCTCACGCCCTCTCACGGCATCGATTCGGATGCTATGCACAGACTTCACTACCAGTGAACAGGACACCAGAACCACAACTCCCAAATGTGTCTACTAAAGTCGTGCAAGAACAATGTTCTGAAGAAACTGAACGGCAAAAGTCGATATCCAAACAGAGAGCAAAAATATCAACGTCTTCCGTCCAAGCTGCCCAGCTCAGCAAAGATGTTATTTACCCCTCGCCTTCATCAACTGATACTTTTGAAACTAGCGATACGACCTGCTCGCCAGAGAACAAACCGCCCATGCCACCTTTTCCGACGCAACGAGTCATCTCCCACCATTTGAAACGACCTTCACAATCTCCGTTTGGACCCCGAGCTACATTTTCCACTAGCACCCCGATGACCAGGCGTGTACGATCAGCttccaatcttctttttaAGCGCTCCCCTTCAAAGATCAGTATCGTCACCAGGAAACCTGTGCCTGTGTATATCGATGTGCCTCTTTCATTGGATGATGGCCATATTTCCGGAGTGTCGATCTTTACCAGAGACATTGTGCAGACACCTTTGGAAAAGACGAGCAGTGCTGGGCCGCACAAG AACCAGCTACTCGCCACACCGCCGACGCCCAAGTTCAATATATTAACCGACGTCTTTTTTTCTGAACAGAGCCCAACAAAACGGGGGAGTCTTTTCATCGTCAATAATTCTTTTGATTCTTACGAGCAGTATCAGAATACCCTTTTTGAAGACGTGTTGAAGACTTGGGGACTTCCCTTGGATGTGATTCACCCAAAGGAAGTTGAGCTCTATAAGAAAGACATTGCGGCTGTACATAGCAAGGAGACTGTTGATAAGAATGTTCCGCCTGTACAAACGCAAAAAAGAACACCAAGGACTGTGGCATTTTCAAAACCAGTCAAAACCAATCCAGGTGTCAAAAAATTTATCTCTATGGATGAACGACGTCTAAGGAAGCCAGTAGGGAGGGTAAAGGATATTGTAGAGATTTTTGAAGATCGCTCG GTCGACAGAACGATGACTCCAATAAGAG AGCTGGGCAGGATACTTCAGCGGCCTTCTTCAGTATCTTCTGATAACCTTGCTGCTGAAAGCAGACAAATGA TGGAGGGAGCCCGTAAAAAGGTTCGAGGTGTCGTTGTATGA
- a CDS encoding expressed protein translates to MLSFGVTVRPLAVTSRLHSPTVHMWRRNAHTAAMSDDSLDQGSSSSYGGSASQGHPGKGKGRQDPLAQSYRFPEKGRNGGPPDPFEVMALDRSATQQEVKQQYYKLALLLHPDSSHPSSSPDHFATLNKAYNLLSKQSSRSAFLKTGYGWDVSTSSGGTQTWSDSLMRAEIARRRNGGAAAWSGASRRYRDSDAGRGAWGGFDGSQGWRPYEDPSKGFSPPTSGPAEERYMSNPRFLAVVGVASAVIAWVHWHRLGYATETHRDMLDKQNIDASRALAQARYEAATHGRVRREQIRRRVREAEVLKELEKAEQGHIAVAGPPTAYPPSNRE, encoded by the exons ATGCTTTCCTTCGGAGTCACCGTCCGTCCCCTCGCTGTAACGTCTCGCCTCCATTCTCCCACCGTCCACATGTGGCGTCGCAATGCTCATACAGCAGCCATGTCAGACGACTCACTCGATCAGGGCTCGTCATCGTCTTACGGGGGTTCTGCATCACAAGGTCACCctgggaagggaaaggggcGGCAGGATCCCTTAGCTCAGAGCTATAGGTTCCCAGAAAAAGGGAGAAATGGGGGACCACCAGACCCGTTTGAGGTTATGGCGTTGGATAGAAGTGCTACTCAGCAAGAGGTCAAGCAGCAAT ACTACAAACTGGCTCTCCTGCTACACCCCGATTCCTCCCACCCTTCATCGTCCCCCGATCACTTTGCAACTCTCAACAAAGCCTACAACCTGCTCTCGAAACAGTCCTCACGCTCCGCATTCCTCAAAACCGGCTACGGATGGGATGTTTCCACATCCTCTGGCGGTACCCAGACATGGTCAGATTCCCTTATGCGAGCTGAAATCGCAAGGCGGCGAAATGGAGGTGCGGCCGCGTGGAGCGGTGCGAGTAGGAGGTATAGAGATAGCGATGCAGGTAGAGGGGCTTGGGGAGGGTTTGATGGATCTCAAGGATGGAGACCGTACGAGGATCCGAGCAAGGGCTTTAGTCCTCCCACGTCAGGTCCAGCTGAGGAGAGGTACATGTCAAATCCGAGATTCCTTGCTGTCGTTGGTGTGGCT AGTGCTGTCATAGCGTGGGTGCATTGGCATAGACTAGGTTACGCAACAGAAACCCACCGCGACATGCTTGACAAGCAAAACATTGA CGCCTCGCGAGCTTTAGCACAAGCGCGTTACGAAGCAGCTACACATGGACGCGTACGACGAGAGCAAATACGACGTCGCGTTCGTGAAGCCGAGGTGTTGAAGGAGTTGGAAAAGGCAGAGCAGGGGCATATTGCTGTCGCAGGGCCGCCAACAGCTTATCCTCCTTCGAACCGGGAGTGA
- a CDS encoding glucan 1,3-beta-glucosidase, putative gives MVKLSPCPIILLSHFLIPAIASPVRPLAPLGNDGSVILNKRTTLAPGFTWGLDPMRGVNIGGWLVLEPWITPSIFEGKPDWVVDEWTYGVYMNNQSDTMDEITNHWNTWFSYTELHNIAAVGLNTIRIQIGFWSVIPLENGEPYLVGAYDYLKLAVTWASSLNLKVMVDVHGCPGGQNGFDNSGIRGVREWFTNDTNISRTLSTLQVLTAEFSQSFYNNTVIAIELVNEPFPYSTSELNILKSYYQAGYRTVRSNDGASKVVVAIDEGFQGLQTWEAFMQESSYNNVAMDTHIYTILDWYCGQQDYLVASNNVHWTIVGEFVPANTDCAYWLNGRGVGSRYDNTLNTSAALQYPGNCDGKTGADPSKFSAEYVEYLAKSFETQTWVYEQASGWVMWTWKTEQAADWSMQTGMTYGWIPTPIYSKPHGTPCASNTSAKATSGETRYRVDWWLVLVPWVVLLLH, from the exons ATGGTCAAACTTTCGCCATGCCCCATCATCTTGTTATCGCATTTTCTCATACCTGCCATCGCCTCGCCTGTCCGACCACTAGCTCCATTAGGCAATGATGGCAGTGTGATTTTAAATAAACGCACAACTCTTGCCCCAGGTTTCACGTGGGGATTAGATCCTATGCGAGGAGTCAATATTGGTGGTTGGTTAGTTCTGGAG CCCTGGATAACTCCTTCTATCTTTGAAGGAAAGCCGGACTGGGTGGTAGATGAGTGGACATACGGAGTGTATATGAATAATCAGAGCGATACGATGGATGAGATAACAAATCATTGGAACACATGGTTCTCATACACAGAGCTTCACAA CATCGCAGCTGTAGGGCTCAACACGATTAGGATTCAAATTGGCT TTTGGTCTGTCATACCTCTAGAGAATGGGGAACCGTATCTGGTAGGCGCATATGATTACCTCAAATTAGCAGTAACATGGGCTTCTAGTTTAAACCTGAAA gtgatggtggatgttCATGGCTGCCCAG GTGGACAAAACGGCTTTGACAATTC TGGTATCCGAGGCGTAAGAGAATGGTTCACCAACGATACCAACATCTCGCGTactctttccacccttcAAGTCCTGACAGCTGAATTTTCCCAATCGTTCTACAATAACACTGTCATTGCCATCGAGCTCGTCAATGAACCATTTCCTTACTCGACCAGCGAGCTTAATATCTTGAAGAGCTATTACCAGGCAGGATATCGGACTGTGCGGAGTAATGATGGGGCGAGCAAAGTGGTTGTGGCGATCGACGAAGGGTTTCAAGGGTTGCAGACTTGGGAAGCGTTTATGCAAGAATCGAGTTATAATAATGTTGCGATGGATACA CATATATACACAAT TTTGGATTGGTATTGCGGCCAGCAAGATTATTTGGTCGCTTCCAACAACGTTCACTGGACCATCGTTGGGGAATTCGTCC CGGCCAACACGGATTGCGCGTACTGGTTGAATGGTCGAGGGGTGGGATCGCGGTATGATAACACTCTCAACACATCTGCGGC GCTCCAGTATCCGGGTAACTGCGACGGTAAGACGGGCGCCGACCCTAGCAAGTTTTCTGCCGAGTATGTCGAGTATTTAGCAAAGTCGTTCGAGACTCAGACCTGGGTTTATGAGCAAGCG TCCGGTTGGGTGATGTGGACGTGGAAGACGGAGCAGGCGGCGGATTGGTCGATGCAGACTGGGATGACCTATG GCTGGATACCGACTCCCATTTATTCTAAACCCCATGG GACCCCATGTGCTTCCAACACAAGTGCGAAAGCGACGAGCGGGGAGACGAGATATAGAGTCGATTGGTGGTTGGTGCTGGTCCCTTGGGTTGTACTGCTATTGCACTAG